One segment of Mycolicibacterium neworleansense DNA contains the following:
- a CDS encoding GAP family protein, translated as MAVLMAFNPALLALILLVISRPRPVQNLLVCWIGSLTTNIPALVIPVLLLHRAPMFSPQAPAASAATRHIQLGMGVLVLSVAGLIAVRFWLGRRARVPAPSGNSSGQVLESERPAPMSSPFAALQDVPDGKSAIRRLFGRLQRAWDSGALWVALVCGMGFLPGFPLVLFVATTVASSGASTGTQIVAVILFVVAMFTVFEVVVVSYLIAPVRTEAVLGPVHDWALANRRQVMIGIFVMIGLLQVVKGLNII; from the coding sequence ATGGCCGTTCTGATGGCGTTCAATCCCGCCCTGCTGGCCCTCATCCTCCTGGTGATCTCCCGTCCGCGTCCTGTGCAGAACCTGCTCGTCTGCTGGATCGGGTCCCTCACGACGAACATTCCGGCCCTGGTGATCCCGGTGCTGTTGCTGCACCGTGCGCCCATGTTCAGCCCTCAAGCCCCAGCCGCCAGCGCCGCGACCCGGCACATACAACTCGGCATGGGTGTGCTCGTGCTGTCGGTCGCCGGGCTGATCGCAGTACGTTTCTGGTTGGGTCGGCGAGCGCGGGTGCCGGCGCCGAGCGGCAACAGCTCGGGCCAGGTGCTGGAATCCGAGCGGCCGGCACCGATGTCTTCGCCGTTCGCGGCCCTGCAAGATGTGCCGGACGGCAAATCCGCAATTCGGCGGCTGTTCGGTCGCCTTCAAAGAGCTTGGGACAGTGGCGCTTTGTGGGTCGCTTTGGTCTGCGGCATGGGATTCTTGCCGGGATTCCCGTTGGTCCTGTTCGTGGCCACCACCGTCGCGTCCTCCGGGGCCTCGACGGGCACCCAGATCGTCGCCGTAATCCTGTTTGTCGTCGCGATGTTCACGGTTTTCGAGGTCGTCGTGGTCAGCTATCTGATCGCGCCGGTGCGCACCGAAGCGGTGTTGGGACCGGTGCACGACTGGGCGCTGGCCAACCGTCGCCAGGTGATGATCGGCATCTTCGTGATGATCGGGTTGCTGCAGGTGGTGAAGGGCTTGAACATCATCTGA
- a CDS encoding glycosyltransferase, which produces MKLVLASYGTRGDVEPCVAVGCELLRRGHDVRLAVSPDLVGFAEAAGLPTVPYGPDTAVWADAHRDFWIRFFGNFWKVGELTRLWREMREIGESVVQFWEEISTTLTSLADGADLLITFLNFEPPALNVAEYYGIPLATVHVSPVRPNGRMLGFLPPTLGRYALKAYEWANWRGVKKFDDAQRRQLGLPKATGSSPRRMADRGSLEIQAYDQVCFPGLATEWAKWNGQRPFVGALTMQLSTAGDDDVAAWIAAGTPPIFFSFGSTPVKSPSDTLAMIETACAELGERALVCAGSSDFSQIPDSDRVKVVDTMNFAAVFPACRALVHHGGMGTMSAGLRAGVPMLVFWTALDQAIWATRVKRLKVGLGRRISAVSSESLVADLRTILDPQYVARAREVATQMTRPDESVANTADLLERFAAKAS; this is translated from the coding sequence ATGAAGCTGGTGCTGGCAAGCTATGGAACTCGCGGAGACGTGGAGCCGTGCGTCGCGGTCGGCTGCGAGTTGCTGCGCCGCGGCCACGACGTGCGGCTGGCGGTATCACCGGACCTCGTAGGTTTCGCTGAGGCGGCCGGCCTTCCGACAGTTCCCTACGGACCGGACACGGCGGTATGGGCGGATGCGCACCGAGACTTCTGGATCCGATTCTTCGGCAACTTCTGGAAGGTCGGAGAACTGACCAGACTGTGGCGCGAGATGCGCGAGATCGGGGAGTCGGTCGTCCAGTTCTGGGAGGAGATCTCCACCACGCTGACGTCGCTGGCCGACGGTGCCGACCTACTCATCACTTTCCTGAATTTCGAGCCGCCGGCCCTCAATGTTGCAGAGTACTACGGCATTCCATTGGCGACAGTGCACGTCTCGCCTGTTCGTCCCAACGGGCGGATGCTCGGATTCCTACCACCGACGCTGGGTCGTTATGCGCTGAAGGCATACGAGTGGGCGAACTGGCGCGGGGTGAAGAAGTTCGACGATGCGCAGCGCCGGCAGCTGGGTCTGCCCAAGGCCACCGGCTCCTCACCACGGAGGATGGCCGACCGCGGATCATTGGAGATTCAGGCTTACGATCAGGTCTGCTTTCCCGGACTGGCCACCGAATGGGCGAAATGGAATGGCCAAAGGCCCTTTGTCGGAGCGCTGACGATGCAGCTGTCAACGGCCGGCGATGACGACGTCGCCGCCTGGATTGCCGCGGGAACACCGCCGATTTTCTTCAGCTTCGGCAGCACACCGGTCAAATCTCCCTCAGACACCCTTGCCATGATCGAAACCGCTTGCGCGGAGCTGGGAGAGCGGGCGTTGGTGTGCGCCGGTTCGAGCGACTTCAGCCAGATCCCGGATTCCGACCGGGTCAAGGTCGTGGACACGATGAACTTCGCCGCCGTGTTCCCAGCCTGCCGCGCCTTGGTGCACCACGGTGGCATGGGCACCATGTCGGCGGGTCTGCGCGCCGGTGTACCGATGCTGGTGTTCTGGACGGCGCTCGATCAGGCGATCTGGGCAACTCGGGTCAAAAGGCTGAAAGTTGGCCTGGGCCGGCGTATATCGGCTGTCAGTAGCGAATCTCTCGTCGCAGACCTACGCACGATTCTTGATCCGCAGTATGTCGCCCGGGCACGTGAGGTCGCCACCCAGATGACCAGACCGGATGAAAGCGTTGCCAACACCGCTGATCTTCTGGAACGGTTCGCCGCCAAGGCTTCTTGA
- a CDS encoding sulfotransferase family protein: MNPAGHSGSSARPVALFVLGVPRSGTSAVTRVLSLCGATLPTGLSGADPRNPRGYWEPRASLHLNNTILRSHGSAVFDASLRLQEEGGFDASQKAACINKIGQFFATLPAAPLVLIKDLQITLLSGLWFEAARQAGFDVAVVNMVRPPQEVIASGAADFLTLPELGSALWLKFNLLAERDTRELPRVFVEYANLLEDWRREVKRISVALGIDLEKRDESAIEEFLTPDLHRQRRTGPVDETFGTDWISGVYEALHAAARDEPWDQSALDRVYAEYRASEQGFRKVFENSARLHKLNRFIRPSILKFRYEVVAMAHRRRGTWA, encoded by the coding sequence GTGAACCCGGCCGGACACAGCGGATCTTCGGCCCGTCCCGTAGCCCTGTTTGTGTTGGGCGTGCCTCGATCTGGTACGTCGGCTGTTACCCGTGTGCTGTCGTTGTGCGGTGCCACGCTCCCGACTGGATTGTCCGGCGCCGACCCGCGAAACCCGCGCGGTTACTGGGAGCCGCGGGCGTCCCTGCATCTCAACAACACGATTTTGCGTAGCCACGGCAGCGCCGTGTTCGACGCGTCGCTGCGTCTGCAAGAAGAAGGCGGCTTTGATGCAAGCCAGAAGGCCGCCTGCATCAACAAGATCGGACAGTTCTTCGCCACGCTGCCCGCCGCGCCGCTCGTACTCATCAAAGATCTGCAGATAACGCTGTTGTCCGGCTTGTGGTTCGAGGCCGCGCGGCAGGCCGGCTTCGACGTCGCGGTCGTGAACATGGTGCGCCCGCCGCAGGAAGTCATCGCATCGGGCGCGGCGGACTTTCTCACACTGCCCGAACTCGGCAGCGCGCTGTGGCTGAAATTCAACTTGCTGGCAGAGCGCGACACCCGCGAGCTGCCGCGCGTGTTCGTCGAGTACGCCAACCTCCTCGAGGATTGGCGTCGGGAAGTGAAACGGATCTCGGTAGCACTCGGCATCGATCTGGAGAAGCGGGATGAGAGCGCCATCGAGGAGTTCCTGACACCAGATCTTCACCGCCAGCGGCGTACTGGCCCAGTGGACGAAACCTTCGGCACCGATTGGATTTCTGGCGTCTACGAGGCGTTGCACGCGGCGGCGCGTGATGAACCCTGGGATCAGTCTGCGCTGGATCGGGTCTATGCCGAATATCGGGCGAGCGAACAGGGTTTCCGGAAGGTATTCGAGAATTCCGCTCGCCTGCACAAGCTCAACCGATTCATCAGGCCCTCCATCCTCAAGTTTCGCTACGAGGTCGTCGCGATGGCTCACCGGCGCCGGGGAACTTGGGCTTGA
- a CDS encoding hemophore-related protein: protein MYTFRPSLTRLAVGLGGLALSLTAGAGVASAGPNLDSAINTTCSYPQLVSALDAQDPQVRQAFDQSPILQRGLRQFIADPPDKRARTAQDVANAPIFQPYLGTIEQAFNTCNNF, encoded by the coding sequence TTGTATACGTTCCGTCCGTCGCTGACCAGACTGGCTGTCGGGCTCGGAGGGCTGGCATTGTCCTTGACCGCAGGCGCCGGTGTCGCATCCGCGGGGCCCAACCTGGATTCCGCGATCAACACGACCTGCAGTTACCCGCAGTTGGTGTCGGCGCTCGATGCGCAAGATCCCCAGGTCCGTCAGGCCTTCGACCAGTCGCCGATCCTGCAGCGCGGCTTACGTCAATTCATCGCCGACCCGCCGGACAAGCGGGCGAGGACAGCCCAGGACGTGGCCAACGCTCCGATTTTTCAGCCGTACCTGGGCACGATCGAGCAGGCTTTCAACACCTGCAACAACTTCTGA